From Companilactobacillus heilongjiangensis, one genomic window encodes:
- the trxB gene encoding thioredoxin-disulfide reductase has translation MKTYDVVVIGAGPGGLTAALYASRANLSVMILDRGIYGGQMNNTAAIENYPGFDSILGPDLSERMYKSSTQFGADFGYGAVESVEDKGNVKIIHTDDGDYETKVLIIATGSQYKKIGVPGEDELSGRGVSYCAVCDGAFFKGQDVAVIGGGDSAVEEGIYLTQLAKSVTIIHRRDQLRAQKILQDRAFKNDKIKFVWNADVKEITSEDDKVAGVRYIDKETGEEHVVPAKGAFIYVGIDPMTTPFKDLGILDEAGWINTNEHMETKVPGILAVGDVRKKDLRQIATAVGEGGIAGQQAFSYIQELSDDKVSTK, from the coding sequence ATGAAAACATATGATGTAGTAGTTATTGGAGCAGGTCCTGGTGGTTTAACCGCCGCCCTCTATGCTTCACGTGCTAACTTATCAGTAATGATTCTTGATCGTGGTATCTACGGTGGTCAAATGAATAACACCGCTGCGATCGAAAACTATCCAGGATTTGATTCAATTCTCGGACCAGACTTGAGTGAAAGGATGTACAAATCTTCAACTCAATTTGGTGCTGACTTTGGCTATGGTGCCGTTGAATCCGTTGAGGATAAGGGGAATGTTAAAATCATCCATACTGATGATGGCGACTACGAAACAAAAGTTTTAATCATTGCAACTGGTTCACAATATAAGAAGATTGGCGTACCTGGCGAGGATGAACTCTCAGGACGTGGTGTTTCTTACTGTGCCGTCTGTGATGGTGCATTCTTTAAAGGCCAAGACGTTGCCGTTATTGGTGGTGGCGATTCAGCCGTTGAAGAAGGTATTTATTTAACACAATTAGCTAAATCTGTAACAATTATTCACCGTCGTGATCAACTACGTGCTCAAAAGATTTTGCAAGACCGTGCATTTAAGAATGACAAGATTAAGTTCGTTTGGAATGCTGACGTTAAGGAAATCACGAGCGAAGATGACAAAGTTGCTGGTGTCAGATATATTGACAAAGAAACTGGTGAAGAACATGTCGTACCAGCTAAAGGTGCCTTTATCTATGTTGGTATCGACCCAATGACAACACCATTCAAGGATCTTGGTATTCTTGATGAAGCTGGCTGGATCAATACAAATGAACATATGGAAACTAAAGTACCTGGTATTTTGGCTGTCGGCGACGTTAGAAAGAAAGATCTTCGTCAAATTGCTACAGCTGTTGGTGAGGGTGGTATCGCTGGACAACAAGCATTCAGTTATATCCAAGAACTCTCTGATGACAAAGTTTCAACTAAGTAA
- a CDS encoding helix-turn-helix domain-containing protein: MREVADKNLNQLMHESGFNIAKNLKQLRRERNVTQKEVAQHLNIDVTTLSHYETGIRMPDIDTLIALARYYDTDINRIISSES; the protein is encoded by the coding sequence ATGCGCGAAGTAGCAGATAAAAACTTGAACCAATTAATGCACGAATCAGGTTTCAACATTGCGAAAAATCTGAAGCAACTCAGACGTGAAAGAAACGTAACTCAAAAAGAAGTGGCTCAACATTTGAATATTGATGTTACGACTTTGTCTCACTATGAGACTGGTATCCGTATGCCAGATATCGACACTTTGATTGCCTTGGCTAGATACTACGATACCGATATCAACAGAATCATTAGTAGCGAATCTTAA
- a CDS encoding alkaline phosphatase family protein — MLTNQHLVIISLDALGFRDINEHQSELPTLNKLVNGGTWVKEVKGIYPTLTYPSHTTIITGQYPSVHGIVNNTKIQPERRSPDWFWYQKDVRSPTLYDLARKQKLTTAAFLWPVTAGSKITYNLAEIFPNRIWTNQVLVSMRASSPLFILEMNNKYGKLRNGIRQPELDDFITACAVDTIKNKKPNLTLLHLVDMDSMRHRYGVRSDEAMEALHRLDNHVSQIIKATKEAGTFDDTNFVILGDHYQINVDRMIHLNTMFAKRGWLTAKSDQTFKKNWQVMAKTCDGSTYIYTKDFGQIDRLRDLISGVEGVEKIHSGQEAAQRGADPKCTLMVEAKAGYYFTDESDRAQVVEKVLPDMMGDADRYRGVHGYDPDKPGYKTTMIFNGPMIKENNTVEKADLVDEAPTFAKLLGLKFLEPLAGSAIDDVFVD; from the coding sequence TTGCTGACAAATCAACATTTAGTAATTATTTCACTTGATGCTTTAGGGTTTCGTGATATCAATGAACATCAGAGTGAATTACCAACTTTAAATAAATTAGTTAACGGTGGAACTTGGGTCAAAGAGGTCAAGGGTATTTACCCAACTTTGACGTATCCATCACACACAACAATCATCACGGGGCAATATCCTAGTGTCCACGGAATTGTCAATAATACTAAGATTCAGCCAGAACGTCGCTCACCGGATTGGTTCTGGTATCAAAAGGATGTCAGATCGCCAACGTTATATGATTTGGCTAGAAAGCAGAAGTTAACTACGGCGGCTTTTTTGTGGCCTGTGACTGCTGGTAGTAAGATTACTTATAACTTGGCTGAAATTTTTCCTAATCGCATTTGGACTAATCAAGTGTTGGTTTCAATGCGTGCTAGTTCACCATTATTTATTTTAGAAATGAATAATAAGTATGGAAAACTTCGTAACGGTATTAGACAGCCAGAATTGGATGATTTCATTACAGCCTGTGCAGTTGATACGATTAAGAATAAAAAGCCGAATTTAACGCTGTTACATTTGGTCGATATGGACAGTATGCGTCACCGTTATGGCGTTCGTTCGGATGAAGCGATGGAAGCCTTGCATCGATTAGACAATCATGTTTCGCAAATTATCAAGGCAACTAAGGAAGCTGGGACGTTTGACGACACCAACTTTGTTATCTTAGGAGACCACTATCAAATTAACGTTGATCGCATGATACATTTGAATACTATGTTTGCTAAACGTGGCTGGTTGACTGCTAAATCTGACCAAACCTTTAAGAAGAATTGGCAAGTTATGGCTAAGACTTGCGACGGTAGTACATATATTTATACGAAAGATTTCGGTCAAATTGATCGATTACGTGATTTGATTTCTGGCGTTGAAGGGGTCGAAAAAATCCATTCCGGTCAGGAAGCGGCCCAGCGAGGTGCCGATCCTAAATGTACTTTGATGGTTGAAGCCAAAGCAGGGTATTATTTCACTGATGAAAGTGACCGTGCACAAGTTGTGGAAAAAGTTTTGCCAGATATGATGGGGGATGCTGACCGTTATCGAGGCGTTCATGGTTATGATCCAGACAAGCCTGGTTATAAGACGACCATGATTTTCAACGGACCAATGATTAAAGAAAACAACACAGTTGAGAAGGCTGATTTAGTTGATGAAGCACCAACTTTTGCGAAATTATTAGGATTAAAGTTCCTCGAGCCTTTGGCAGGTTCCGCAATTGACGATGTTTTTGTAGATTAG
- the uvrA gene encoding excinuclease ABC subunit UvrA codes for MLNDKIVIHGARAHNLKDIDVTIPRDKLVVMTGLSGSGKSSLAFDTLYAEGQRRYVESLSSYARQFLGQMDKPDVDSIDGLSPAISIDQKTTSKNPRSTVGTVTEINDYLRLLWARVGTPICPNDGTKITSQSAQQMVDAILKLDDGTKLQILSPVVRAKRGQHKKALAQIKKQGYVRIRVDGEVRDIGEDIELDKNKKHDIDVVVDRIVINDHIKSRLFDSVEAALRLSDGYMNVDVIGQDMMVFSEKNACPICGFTVGELEPRLFSFNAPFGACDNCDGLGMKLEVDMDLVIPDPSKTLAEGAIEPWNPISSQYYPEMLAQAAKEFKIDMNTPFEKLSEKAQNIVLNGSDGKNFHFHYENDFGSVRDVDVPFEGVVPNINRRYHETNSDFTREVMRKYMTELTCPVCHGKRLNRQALAVKISGKDIADVSEMSIKDELPFFKAVVLGEQNTVIAKPILKEVKDRLSFLINVGLEYLSLSRSAGTLSGGEAQRIRLATQIGSNLSGVMYILDEPSIGLHQRDNDRLISSLKKMRDLGNTLIVVEHDEDTMRAADYLIDVGPGAGEAGGRIVAAGTPAEVEKNPKSLTGQYLAGKKFVPVPLERRKGSGDFVEVYGAAENNLKNLNVKFPLGKFIVVTGVSGSGKSTLVNMILKRALAQKMNHNSEKPGKYKKITGYENLEKMIAIDQSPIGRTPRSNPATYTGVFDDVRDLFSQTNEAKLRGYKKGRFSFNVKGGRCENCHGDGIIKIEMNFLPDVYVPCEVCHGTRYNSETLEVTYKGKNIAQVLDMKVKEALDFFSNIPKIRRKLQTIVDVGLGYVSLGQSATQLSGGEAQRMKLASELYKKSNGKNFYILDEPTTGLHTDDIKRLLEVLQRLVDEGNTVLVIEHNLDVVKSADWLIDLGPEGGEGGGTIVGTGTPEKIVKVKESYTGQYLKPVLVRDTKRTKDAEKNSK; via the coding sequence ATGTTAAATGATAAGATTGTTATTCATGGAGCACGTGCTCACAATTTAAAGGATATTGATGTCACTATTCCACGTGATAAATTGGTTGTCATGACTGGTCTATCAGGTTCAGGAAAGAGTTCGTTGGCATTCGATACACTTTATGCTGAAGGTCAAAGACGTTATGTGGAAAGTTTATCTTCATATGCACGTCAATTTTTAGGTCAAATGGATAAGCCGGATGTCGATTCGATTGATGGTTTGAGTCCTGCTATTTCAATTGATCAAAAGACCACTTCAAAGAACCCTCGTTCAACTGTTGGTACAGTTACCGAAATTAACGATTATTTGCGTTTGTTATGGGCTCGTGTAGGAACTCCAATTTGTCCAAATGATGGGACTAAGATCACTAGTCAATCAGCGCAACAGATGGTTGATGCTATCTTGAAATTGGATGATGGTACAAAACTACAGATTCTTTCACCAGTTGTTCGTGCTAAACGTGGTCAACATAAGAAAGCTTTGGCACAAATCAAGAAACAAGGTTATGTCAGAATTCGAGTTGACGGTGAAGTCCGTGATATCGGTGAGGATATTGAATTAGATAAGAATAAGAAGCATGATATTGACGTTGTTGTTGACCGTATCGTAATCAATGACCATATCAAGTCACGTTTGTTTGATTCTGTCGAAGCTGCCTTACGTCTATCGGACGGTTACATGAATGTTGATGTAATTGGTCAAGATATGATGGTTTTCTCAGAAAAGAATGCTTGTCCAATTTGTGGATTTACTGTTGGTGAACTAGAACCTCGTTTGTTCTCATTCAATGCACCATTTGGCGCTTGTGATAACTGTGATGGTCTAGGAATGAAGCTTGAAGTCGATATGGATTTGGTTATTCCTGATCCAAGTAAGACTTTGGCTGAAGGGGCAATCGAACCCTGGAATCCTATTAGTTCGCAGTATTATCCAGAAATGTTAGCTCAAGCAGCTAAAGAATTTAAGATTGATATGAATACTCCTTTTGAGAAATTATCTGAAAAGGCACAAAATATCGTCTTGAATGGTTCTGATGGCAAGAATTTCCACTTCCACTATGAGAATGATTTCGGTAGTGTCAGGGATGTTGATGTACCTTTTGAAGGGGTTGTCCCTAACATCAACCGTCGTTATCACGAAACTAACAGTGATTTCACACGTGAAGTTATGCGTAAGTATATGACTGAATTGACTTGCCCTGTTTGTCACGGCAAACGTTTGAACCGTCAGGCTTTGGCTGTCAAAATTAGTGGCAAAGATATCGCCGATGTTTCAGAAATGTCAATTAAGGATGAACTTCCATTCTTCAAAGCTGTTGTTTTGGGTGAACAAAATACTGTAATTGCCAAGCCTATTTTGAAGGAAGTTAAGGACCGCCTTAGCTTCTTGATTAACGTTGGTTTGGAATACTTGTCACTTTCCCGATCAGCCGGAACACTTTCTGGTGGTGAAGCTCAACGTATTCGTTTGGCAACTCAGATTGGTTCTAACTTGTCAGGTGTTATGTACATTTTGGATGAACCATCAATTGGTTTGCATCAACGTGATAATGATCGTTTGATCAGTTCATTGAAGAAAATGCGTGACCTTGGGAATACTTTAATTGTCGTTGAACATGATGAAGACACGATGCGTGCCGCTGATTATTTGATTGACGTTGGCCCGGGTGCTGGTGAAGCTGGTGGTAGAATTGTCGCTGCCGGAACACCTGCAGAAGTCGAAAAGAACCCTAAATCTTTGACGGGACAATATTTAGCTGGTAAGAAATTTGTACCAGTACCATTGGAACGTCGTAAGGGTAGCGGTGATTTTGTCGAAGTTTATGGTGCCGCTGAAAATAACTTGAAGAACCTTAATGTTAAATTTCCATTAGGTAAATTTATCGTTGTGACTGGTGTTTCAGGTTCTGGTAAATCAACCTTGGTTAATATGATTTTGAAACGTGCATTGGCTCAAAAGATGAATCATAATTCTGAGAAACCTGGTAAGTATAAGAAGATTACTGGGTACGAAAATCTTGAAAAGATGATTGCCATTGACCAAAGTCCAATCGGTAGAACACCTAGAAGTAATCCAGCCACATATACTGGTGTTTTTGATGATGTGCGTGATCTCTTCTCACAAACTAATGAAGCTAAGCTACGTGGCTACAAGAAGGGTAGATTCTCATTCAATGTTAAAGGTGGTCGTTGTGAAAATTGTCACGGTGACGGAATCATTAAGATTGAAATGAATTTCTTGCCTGACGTTTACGTTCCTTGTGAAGTTTGTCATGGTACACGTTATAATTCTGAAACTTTGGAAGTTACTTATAAGGGCAAGAACATTGCGCAAGTCTTGGATATGAAAGTTAAAGAAGCACTCGACTTCTTCAGCAATATCCCTAAGATTAGACGTAAGTTGCAGACAATCGTTGATGTCGGTTTAGGTTACGTTTCACTCGGACAATCAGCCACACAATTATCTGGTGGTGAAGCTCAACGTATGAAGTTAGCTTCTGAATTGTATAAGAAATCTAATGGTAAGAACTTCTATATCTTGGATGAACCAACAACTGGTTTACATACCGATGATATTAAACGTCTGTTGGAAGTTCTCCAACGCTTAGTCGATGAAGGTAATACTGTCTTGGTTATTGAACATAACTTGGATGTCGTTAAGTCAGCAGACTGGTTGATTGATTTAGGACCAGAAGGTGGCGAAGGCGGCGGTACGATTGTTGGTACTGGTACACCTGAGAAGATTGTTAAAGTTAAAGAAAGTTATACAGGTCAATATTTGAAGCCTGTCTTAGTGCGTGATACGAAGCGTACTAAAGATGCTGAAAAAAATAGTAAATAA
- a CDS encoding phospho-sugar mutase produces MTWQDNMQQWLDYKDLDPDMKEQLNEIKKDDKVAEEAFYAPMEFGTAGMRGLIGPGINRMNIYTVRQATEGLASFMDTLDDKVKTQGVAISYDSRYYSQDFAYESAKVLGAHNIHSFVFDSLRPTPELSFAVRSLHTYAGIMITASHNPKQYNGFKIYGPDGGQMPPAESDNITNFARKASDLFAIKVKAVQKLRAEKLLTLIGEDVDIDYMKNLETVIVNPKLIEEYADKMKFVYSPLHGTGKMIAPRIFQQLGFKNFNMVTEQAILDPEFATTPFPNPEFAQTFDLAIERGKKIGANILIATDPDADRLGAAVRQPDGSYKLMTGNQIASVLLNYLLHAKKNLNALPTNGAVVKSIVSSELATAIADKYDIKMFDVLTGFKYIAEKIEQFEETGSNEFLFGFEESYGYLVKPFVRDKDAMQSTLLLAEAAAYYESKGKTIYDALEDLYKEFGYYREKTISKTFAGISGKDKMAQIMKTLREEGIDEINGVKVVESIDYLNDTDTTAAGTKETGLPKANVLKYVLADDTWVAARPSGTEPKMKFYIGVKGDTEDGAATKLEEFGKEIEGWE; encoded by the coding sequence ATGACTTGGCAAGATAATATGCAACAATGGCTTGATTATAAGGATTTAGATCCAGATATGAAAGAGCAACTAAACGAAATTAAAAAGGACGATAAAGTCGCTGAAGAAGCATTTTACGCACCTATGGAATTTGGTACTGCTGGTATGCGTGGCTTGATTGGTCCTGGTATTAACCGGATGAACATTTACACAGTTCGTCAAGCAACCGAAGGTTTAGCTTCATTTATGGACACTTTAGACGATAAAGTTAAAACTCAAGGTGTCGCCATCAGTTATGATTCACGTTACTATTCTCAAGATTTTGCTTATGAATCAGCCAAAGTTTTGGGAGCTCACAATATTCACAGTTTCGTATTCGATAGTTTGAGACCTACTCCTGAATTATCCTTTGCTGTAAGAAGCCTACACACATATGCAGGAATTATGATTACAGCCAGCCATAATCCTAAGCAATATAATGGTTTCAAAATCTATGGACCAGATGGCGGTCAAATGCCACCAGCTGAATCAGATAACATTACTAACTTTGCTCGTAAAGCTAGTGACCTCTTTGCTATCAAGGTAAAAGCTGTTCAAAAGTTAAGAGCTGAAAAATTGCTTACTTTGATTGGTGAAGATGTCGATATTGATTATATGAAGAACCTCGAAACAGTTATCGTAAATCCTAAGTTGATTGAAGAATATGCCGATAAAATGAAGTTTGTTTACTCACCACTTCACGGTACAGGTAAGATGATTGCCCCACGTATTTTCCAACAATTAGGATTTAAGAATTTCAACATGGTAACTGAGCAAGCTATCCTTGATCCAGAGTTTGCTACAACACCTTTCCCTAATCCAGAATTTGCCCAAACTTTCGACCTCGCTATTGAACGTGGTAAAAAGATTGGTGCCAACATTCTGATTGCAACCGATCCTGATGCTGATAGATTAGGTGCTGCTGTTAGACAACCTGATGGTTCTTATAAACTAATGACAGGTAATCAAATTGCTTCAGTTCTTTTGAATTACTTATTACATGCTAAGAAGAACTTGAATGCATTGCCTACTAACGGAGCAGTTGTTAAGTCAATCGTTTCATCTGAATTGGCTACGGCAATCGCTGATAAATATGATATTAAGATGTTCGATGTTTTGACAGGATTCAAGTATATTGCTGAAAAGATTGAACAATTTGAAGAAACAGGTAGCAACGAATTCCTATTCGGTTTTGAAGAAAGTTATGGATATCTAGTTAAACCATTTGTTCGTGATAAGGATGCCATGCAATCAACACTTTTGTTGGCTGAAGCAGCTGCTTACTATGAATCAAAAGGTAAGACAATCTACGATGCACTCGAAGACCTTTATAAGGAATTTGGCTATTATCGTGAAAAGACTATTTCTAAGACATTTGCTGGTATCTCAGGAAAAGATAAGATGGCTCAAATCATGAAGACACTTCGTGAAGAGGGGATCGACGAAATCAATGGTGTTAAAGTCGTTGAATCAATCGATTACTTGAATGATACCGATACAACAGCAGCTGGTACTAAAGAAACAGGTTTACCAAAGGCTAATGTATTGAAGTACGTTTTAGCTGACGATACTTGGGTAGCTGCTAGACCTTCTGGTACAGAACCTAAGATGAAGTTCTATATTGGTGTTAAAGGCGATACTGAAGATGGAGCTGCTACAAAGCTGGAAGAATTCGGTAAAGAAATCGAAGGCTGGGAATAG
- the uvrB gene encoding excinuclease ABC subunit UvrB — translation MIDRITDNKFDLVSKYAPAGDQAQAIETIDKDFKAGDKEVILEGATGTGKTFTMANVIKDLNKPTLIISHNKTLAGQLYGEMKEFFPNNAVEYFVSYYDYYQPEAYVPSSDTYIEKDSSINDEIDKLRHSATSSLLERNDVIVIASVSCIFGLGDPREYADSIISLRVGEQIARDKLLEELVENQFERNDIDFQRGRFRVRGDVVDIFPASRDDNAIRVEFFGDEIDRIIEMDALTGEVKGSMDHIGIFPATHFMISDSKMEEALTRIQDEMDVQVKKFTEEGKLLEAQRIKQRTEYDIEMMREMGYTSGIENYSRHMEGRAEGEPPFTLLDFFPKDFNIMIDESHVTMPQIRGMYNGDRARKQQLVDYGFRLPSALDNRPLKLEEFEKHVNRILYVSATPGPYELERTDHKAEQIIRPTGLLDPKIEVRPIMGQIDDLVGEINDRVEKHERVFVTTLTKKMAEDLTDYFKDLGIKVRYLHSDIKTLERSKIIRDLRLGKFDVLIGINLLREGIDVPEVSLIAILDADKEGFLRAERSLVQIIGRASRNEHGKVIMYADSVTDSMKGAIDATARRRKLQEKFNEEHGITPTTIVKPIRDAISMFQKVDNSSSETEKINDDIDFKDMTKKEREELLANLKEQMENAAKKLDFEAAANLRDSILELKAEMK, via the coding sequence GTGATAGATAGAATTACTGATAATAAGTTTGATTTAGTTTCAAAATATGCTCCTGCTGGTGACCAAGCACAGGCAATTGAGACAATTGACAAGGATTTCAAGGCTGGTGACAAAGAAGTCATTTTGGAAGGTGCCACTGGTACTGGTAAGACCTTTACAATGGCCAACGTCATTAAAGATTTGAATAAACCAACGTTGATTATTTCACATAATAAAACTTTGGCAGGTCAATTATATGGTGAGATGAAAGAGTTTTTCCCCAATAATGCTGTTGAATACTTTGTTAGTTATTATGATTACTATCAACCAGAGGCTTATGTGCCTTCTAGTGATACTTATATTGAAAAAGATTCTAGTATTAACGATGAAATTGATAAGTTGCGTCACTCGGCAACAAGTTCACTTTTGGAACGTAACGATGTAATTGTGATTGCCTCAGTTTCATGTATCTTTGGTTTAGGTGATCCAAGAGAATACGCGGACAGTATTATTTCATTGCGTGTCGGCGAACAAATTGCCCGTGATAAATTATTAGAAGAATTAGTCGAAAATCAATTTGAACGTAACGATATTGACTTCCAACGTGGTAGATTTCGTGTGCGTGGCGATGTTGTGGATATCTTCCCAGCTTCACGTGACGATAATGCCATTCGTGTGGAATTTTTTGGTGATGAAATTGATCGAATTATCGAAATGGATGCTTTAACAGGTGAAGTTAAAGGTTCAATGGATCATATCGGAATTTTTCCAGCAACTCACTTTATGATTAGTGATTCTAAGATGGAAGAAGCACTCACTCGAATTCAAGATGAGATGGATGTTCAAGTTAAGAAATTTACTGAAGAGGGTAAGTTACTTGAGGCTCAACGAATCAAGCAACGTACTGAATATGATATCGAAATGATGCGTGAGATGGGTTATACATCTGGTATCGAAAATTATTCACGTCACATGGAAGGACGAGCTGAAGGTGAACCACCATTTACTTTGCTCGACTTCTTCCCCAAAGATTTCAATATTATGATTGATGAATCACACGTTACTATGCCACAAATTCGTGGTATGTATAATGGTGACCGTGCTAGAAAGCAACAATTAGTTGACTATGGTTTCCGTTTGCCAAGTGCTTTGGACAACCGTCCTTTGAAATTGGAAGAGTTTGAAAAACATGTTAACCGCATTCTCTATGTTTCAGCTACACCTGGTCCTTACGAACTAGAGCGGACTGATCACAAAGCGGAACAAATTATTCGTCCAACTGGTTTGCTCGATCCGAAGATTGAAGTCCGTCCAATTATGGGACAGATTGATGATTTAGTTGGTGAAATCAATGATCGTGTTGAAAAGCATGAGCGTGTCTTTGTCACGACTTTGACCAAGAAGATGGCTGAAGATTTGACCGATTACTTCAAGGATTTAGGTATCAAAGTTCGTTATCTCCACAGTGATATCAAGACGTTGGAGCGTTCCAAGATTATCCGTGATTTACGTTTGGGTAAATTCGATGTCTTGATTGGTATCAACTTATTGCGTGAAGGTATTGATGTGCCCGAAGTTTCCTTGATTGCCATTTTGGATGCTGACAAGGAAGGCTTCTTGAGAGCTGAACGTTCATTGGTTCAAATCATCGGACGTGCTTCTCGTAATGAACATGGTAAAGTTATCATGTATGCAGACTCAGTGACCGATTCGATGAAGGGTGCTATTGATGCAACTGCTCGTCGTCGTAAGTTACAAGAGAAATTCAATGAGGAACATGGAATCACGCCAACAACCATCGTTAAACCAATCAGAGATGCAATTTCAATGTTCCAGAAGGTTGATAACAGCTCATCCGAAACAGAAAAGATCAATGATGATATTGACTTCAAGGATATGACTAAGAAAGAACGTGAAGAACTCTTAGCCAACTTGAAAGAACAGATGGAAAATGCCGCCAAGAAGCTCGATTTCGAGGCAGCTGCCAACTTGCGTGATTCGATTTTGGAATTAAAGGCGGAAATGAAATAA
- a CDS encoding MFS transporter: MGFNKKQWSWIFYDWANSGYGIIVTTAVLPVYFKSVAQNAGVTQANATAYWGYANSFGTLIVSVMAPVLGALADYPHHKKRLLSTFSFLGIVMTLGLALLPPNQWQLLLAVYILSIIGYSGGNLFYDSFLTDVADNKRMDSLSSNGYAYGYLGGVIAFILFLVLQLTSGFGMLSSYGVARWSFLLAALWWIIFFIPLLKNVQQVYSLPENPHPITSSFKRVWATVTHLRKYKAAAWFLIAYFFYIDGVDTIFTMATSIGMDMGITTTTLMIVLLVVQLVAFPFSILYGWIANHFSARKGILLAIILYFGICLYALKLTTTVDFWILAVLVGTSQGGIQALSRSYFGKLIPKESGSEFFGFYNILGKFSAVMGPVLVGIVTQITGKSTIGAASLSILFLIGLVIFLMLPRLTAEK, from the coding sequence ATGGGATTTAATAAAAAGCAGTGGAGTTGGATTTTTTATGATTGGGCAAACTCAGGTTATGGAATAATTGTCACGACAGCCGTTTTGCCAGTTTATTTTAAATCCGTAGCTCAAAATGCAGGCGTTACACAAGCGAACGCTACAGCTTATTGGGGTTATGCAAATAGTTTTGGAACATTGATAGTTTCAGTTATGGCACCAGTTCTAGGAGCTTTAGCTGATTATCCACATCACAAGAAGCGCCTACTGAGTACATTTTCATTTCTAGGTATCGTTATGACGCTGGGATTGGCACTTTTACCACCAAATCAGTGGCAGTTATTACTGGCTGTGTATATCCTGTCGATAATTGGGTATTCTGGGGGAAACCTCTTTTATGACAGTTTCTTAACTGATGTGGCGGACAATAAAAGAATGGATTCGTTGTCATCAAATGGTTACGCATACGGATATTTAGGTGGCGTGATCGCATTCATTCTCTTCTTAGTTTTGCAATTAACTAGTGGTTTTGGAATGTTATCAAGTTACGGCGTAGCGAGATGGAGTTTTCTACTGGCAGCGTTATGGTGGATAATTTTCTTCATTCCACTTTTGAAAAATGTACAACAAGTTTATTCATTACCAGAAAATCCGCATCCGATAACCTCGAGTTTCAAACGGGTCTGGGCAACAGTGACACATTTGCGAAAGTATAAAGCAGCAGCTTGGTTTTTAATTGCGTACTTCTTTTACATAGACGGTGTCGATACGATTTTTACAATGGCGACATCAATCGGGATGGATATGGGAATCACCACGACAACCTTGATGATTGTCTTACTAGTCGTTCAATTAGTAGCCTTTCCGTTCTCCATTCTGTATGGCTGGATTGCCAATCATTTTTCAGCAAGAAAAGGTATTTTACTAGCAATTATTTTATACTTTGGAATTTGTCTATATGCCTTGAAACTGACAACAACAGTCGATTTCTGGATTTTGGCAGTCTTAGTCGGAACCAGTCAAGGTGGAATACAAGCCTTGAGTAGATCGTACTTTGGTAAGCTAATCCCCAAAGAATCGGGTAGCGAGTTCTTCGGATTCTATAATATTTTAGGAAAATTTTCAGCAGTCATGGGTCCAGTATTAGTCGGAATCGTGACACAGATAACAGGCAAATCAACAATAGGTGCAGCATCGTTGAGCATTTTGTTCTTGATAGGTTTGGTGATTTTCTTGATGTTACCTCGATTAACTGCGGAGAAATGA